The following coding sequences are from one Arthrobacter sp. PvP023 window:
- a CDS encoding ADP/ATP-dependent (S)-NAD(P)H-hydrate dehydratase, protein MSTPHSKPAAQPVTPTLLRDWPLPGGGSGKDDRGSVLVIGGARKTPGAALLAGTAVLRAGAGRLTLAVAGSTAVQVAVALPEAGVVGLAETDDGAVEGSGVSVLAEELEKAAAVLAGPGLDDMDEAESLLRELLKLNSGPANKPAVVLDAYALGCLPGLVDELGPWSGRLILTPNTTEAGILLGREVGDLHRDVAEIAGRYGAVVSCQGVIAAPDAGQGGNKDGSPGDAPGTGDVQLWEITTGYGGLGTSGSGDILAGAIAGLRARGTSNAQATCWGTHLHAAAGDRLASRFGSLGYLARELADELPALMMELGT, encoded by the coding sequence ATGTCCACCCCGCATAGCAAGCCGGCGGCGCAGCCGGTCACTCCCACCCTGCTGCGCGACTGGCCGCTTCCGGGCGGCGGATCGGGCAAGGACGACCGCGGATCCGTGCTGGTCATCGGCGGAGCCCGGAAGACTCCCGGCGCGGCGCTTCTGGCGGGCACGGCGGTCCTGCGCGCCGGCGCAGGCCGGCTGACCCTGGCAGTTGCCGGTTCCACTGCGGTGCAGGTTGCGGTGGCCCTGCCGGAAGCGGGGGTGGTGGGCCTCGCTGAAACGGACGACGGCGCCGTCGAAGGTTCCGGGGTATCGGTCCTGGCCGAAGAACTGGAGAAAGCCGCGGCCGTCCTGGCGGGACCGGGACTGGACGACATGGACGAAGCGGAGTCCCTCCTGAGGGAACTGCTGAAACTGAACTCCGGCCCCGCCAACAAGCCGGCGGTGGTCCTCGACGCCTACGCTTTGGGGTGTCTTCCGGGGCTCGTTGACGAGCTCGGACCGTGGTCCGGGCGGCTCATCCTGACCCCGAATACCACCGAAGCCGGAATCCTGCTGGGGCGGGAGGTCGGGGACCTGCACCGGGACGTTGCGGAAATTGCCGGGCGTTACGGTGCCGTGGTGAGTTGCCAGGGGGTCATCGCGGCGCCGGACGCGGGCCAGGGCGGGAACAAGGACGGGAGCCCGGGGGACGCCCCCGGAACCGGGGATGTCCAGCTGTGGGAAATCACCACCGGCTATGGCGGCCTGGGCACGTCCGGCAGCGGGGACATCCTGGCCGGCGCCATCGCGGGCCTTCGCGCCCGCGGAACATCGAACGCCCAGGCAACGTGCTGGGGCACCCACCTCCACGCCGCCGCGGGCGACAGGCTGGCGAGCAGGTTCGGAAGCCTCGGGTACCTGGCGCGGGAACTTGCCGATGAGCTGCCCGCCCTGATGATGGAACTTGGCACCTGA
- a CDS encoding STAS/SEC14 domain-containing protein, which yields MSGDSEVGTEAELTLGTDGLLRLTWPRAAVITAGDAERAMLRVNQLCGNDRHPMLVDMATTADVSRGARAVFGRPCQASRIALLGSSPVDRVLANFFLGINSVPCPTKFFTSERDALTWLALT from the coding sequence ATGTCTGGAGACAGCGAGGTGGGCACGGAAGCGGAATTGACGCTTGGGACCGACGGATTACTCCGGCTGACGTGGCCGCGGGCTGCCGTGATCACGGCCGGGGACGCGGAGCGCGCCATGCTCAGGGTGAACCAACTCTGCGGCAACGACCGGCATCCCATGCTGGTGGACATGGCCACGACCGCCGACGTGTCCCGCGGCGCCCGCGCAGTTTTCGGCCGTCCGTGCCAGGCGTCCCGGATAGCCCTGCTGGGGTCCTCGCCGGTCGACAGGGTCCTGGCCAATTTCTTCCTGGGCATCAACTCGGTGCCGTGCCCCACCAAGTTCTTCACGTCTGAGCGGGACGCACTGACCTGGCTTGCCCTGACGTGA
- a CDS encoding ATP-binding protein, translating to MAEKSLVPRTAIVADPDSGRRSATAGVLAAAGFEVSTASSHEILTGLLERHMPSIIVADHSFGVPPADAPVDAPLLLLVDLADESAADSLRTLGMADYIAKPAAPDELVHRADVLISRAAQRSDARQSAERLREKLRLVSSAIRATHDPRLISDCLVTGFGETFGADRVLFTTFDDDRVPRIAAEWHRPGLAPVPEGLGLQESSAHRVADRLWSEAEVLAVEDHHVHEWSPEDQDLAAWSEDMGPWASAFVPVGEGKSSLGVIWIAQLDEPRVWTRTEISLIQHVAGNVAYGLIQSHLMSAQQQVVKQLRQLDQAKTDFLATVNHELRTPLTSISAYLDMIQDGVGGPVPAEVTRMLDIIVRNSERLRRLIEDMLTVSRQDYDGANLHLGPVSLGHTLQIVTVALRPLAELGDVSISLELCDGDPAIIADEVQLEQVFTNLVSNAIKFTPRGGRIVVSCRFEAMTDGEPGVNVHVRDTGVGIPEEEIPHLFTRFFRASNATSTAVPGSGLGLAIAHDIVKSHRGFLAVSSELGAGTTITVQLPVSGP from the coding sequence ATGGCGGAGAAATCACTCGTACCACGCACGGCCATCGTGGCGGATCCGGACAGCGGGCGCCGGTCCGCCACGGCCGGGGTCCTGGCAGCCGCGGGGTTCGAGGTCTCCACGGCCTCTAGCCACGAAATCCTGACCGGCCTCCTGGAACGGCACATGCCCAGCATCATCGTCGCGGACCATTCCTTTGGGGTCCCGCCGGCGGACGCGCCGGTGGACGCGCCGCTGCTGCTCCTCGTCGACCTCGCAGACGAATCCGCAGCGGACAGCCTGCGGACGCTGGGCATGGCGGACTACATCGCAAAGCCGGCCGCGCCGGACGAGCTGGTCCACCGGGCGGACGTCCTGATCAGCCGTGCGGCACAGCGCTCCGATGCCCGGCAAAGCGCTGAGCGGTTGCGCGAAAAGCTTCGCTTGGTGTCCTCCGCCATCCGCGCCACTCACGATCCACGCCTGATTTCGGATTGCCTGGTGACGGGATTCGGGGAGACGTTCGGTGCCGACCGCGTACTGTTCACCACGTTCGACGACGACCGCGTGCCCCGGATAGCCGCCGAGTGGCACCGCCCCGGCCTCGCCCCGGTCCCGGAGGGGCTGGGGCTGCAGGAGTCCTCCGCGCACCGCGTTGCGGACCGGCTGTGGTCGGAGGCCGAAGTACTTGCGGTGGAAGACCACCATGTCCACGAATGGTCCCCTGAGGACCAGGACCTGGCGGCCTGGTCTGAAGATATGGGCCCGTGGGCGTCCGCATTCGTTCCCGTGGGCGAGGGAAAGTCATCGCTGGGCGTCATCTGGATTGCGCAGTTGGACGAGCCGCGGGTCTGGACACGCACCGAAATCTCCCTGATCCAGCACGTTGCCGGCAACGTGGCCTACGGGCTCATCCAAAGCCATTTGATGAGCGCCCAGCAGCAGGTGGTCAAGCAGCTGCGGCAGCTTGACCAGGCGAAGACCGACTTCCTGGCCACTGTCAACCATGAGCTCCGGACCCCGCTGACATCCATCTCCGCCTACCTGGACATGATCCAGGACGGTGTGGGGGGTCCGGTGCCCGCGGAAGTGACCCGGATGCTGGACATCATTGTCAGGAACTCCGAGCGGCTCCGCCGCCTGATCGAAGATATGCTCACTGTTTCCCGCCAGGACTACGACGGCGCCAACCTTCACCTGGGCCCGGTGAGTCTGGGGCACACCCTGCAGATCGTCACGGTTGCGCTGCGTCCGCTGGCAGAACTGGGAGACGTTTCCATCTCCTTGGAGCTGTGTGACGGCGACCCGGCGATAATTGCCGATGAAGTCCAGCTGGAGCAGGTGTTTACCAACCTTGTTTCAAATGCCATCAAATTCACGCCACGCGGAGGCAGGATTGTTGTCAGTTGCCGCTTTGAGGCAATGACGGACGGTGAGCCGGGCGTAAATGTTCATGTCCGCGACACGGGGGTAGGAATCCCGGAAGAAGAAATCCCGCATCTTTTTACCCGGTTTTTCCGTGCCTCCAACGCAACATCCACTGCCGTGCCGGGCAGCGGCCTGGGACTCGCCATTGCACACGACATCGTAAAGTCGCACCGGGGGTTTTTGGCGGTCAGCTCCGAGCTCGGCGCGGGTACCACCATCACTGTTCAACTGCCCGTTTCCGGCCCGTAA
- a CDS encoding methyltransferase domain-containing protein: MLAALKKYLLVPKLVRLSAGAPRDHHVAWDRFWSNVKATGATGDVLWDSGSDHEMRGYVDRLRQHLDPGLPVVDIGCGNGSFTRQLAGHFPHAVGVDVSAHAVRRARAESAGLANVSYAVADMTASGAGSGLLEELALPGAGGPAGGGANVFIRGVLHVLGERDRIALAENARAITGANGRVFLAETDFRGNAIDYVSHLGATLRSIPAPLEGAIRGLPMPGRFGPKERSLAFPASRWELIEEGPTTIETMPLSNPARSDLIPGYFAVLEARN, encoded by the coding sequence ATGCTCGCCGCCCTGAAAAAGTATCTGCTGGTCCCCAAGCTGGTTCGCTTATCCGCAGGCGCACCGCGGGACCATCATGTTGCCTGGGACCGGTTCTGGTCCAATGTCAAAGCCACGGGAGCCACCGGCGACGTGCTCTGGGATTCCGGCAGCGACCACGAAATGCGCGGTTATGTGGACAGGCTGCGACAGCACCTGGACCCCGGGCTGCCGGTTGTGGACATCGGGTGCGGCAACGGCAGCTTCACCCGGCAGCTGGCCGGGCATTTCCCCCATGCTGTGGGGGTCGACGTTTCCGCGCATGCAGTCCGGCGTGCCCGGGCCGAGTCTGCCGGGCTGGCGAACGTTTCCTACGCCGTCGCTGACATGACCGCGTCCGGGGCGGGGAGCGGACTGCTGGAGGAGCTTGCCCTGCCGGGGGCGGGAGGCCCGGCAGGTGGCGGAGCGAATGTTTTCATCCGTGGCGTGCTGCACGTCCTGGGCGAACGTGACCGGATCGCGCTGGCCGAAAATGCCCGCGCCATCACGGGCGCGAACGGCCGCGTCTTCCTGGCCGAAACAGACTTCCGGGGAAACGCCATCGACTACGTCTCGCACCTCGGCGCAACGCTCCGGTCGATTCCTGCGCCGCTTGAAGGCGCCATTCGCGGGCTTCCGATGCCGGGACGATTCGGCCCGAAGGAGCGGAGCCTGGCGTTCCCGGCCAGCCGCTGGGAGCTGATCGAGGAGGGTCCCACGACGATCGAGACGATGCCGTTGTCCAACCCCGCGCGGTCCGACCTCATCCCCGGGTACTTTGCGGTGCTGGAGGCGCGGAACTAA